In Kutzneria kofuensis, the DNA window ACCGTGCTGTCCATCGAGCTGCTCACCGCGGCCCGCGCGCTGGACCTGCGCGCCCCGCTCAAGCCGGCGCCCGCCACCGCGGCCGTCGTCGCCCTGCTCCGGGAGCACGTTCAGGGCCCCGGACCCGACCGCCACCTGGCCCCGGAGATCGCGGCCACCGAAGCGCTCGTCCGAAGTGGACTGATCGCCCGCATCGTCGAGGAGAACTCCTGATGTCCGAGCCCATTCGGGCCGCCCGTGGCACGAAGCTGACCGCGCGCAGCTGGTCCACCGAGGCGCCGTTGCGGATGCTGCACAACAACCTGGACCCGGAGGTCGCCGAGCGCCCCGAGGATCTGGTGGTCTACGGCGGCACGGGCCGTGCCGCCCGCGACTGGCCGAGCTTCCACGCGATCTCCCGCGAGCTGACCACACTCGGCGAGGACGAGACGCTGCTGGTGCAGTCCGGCCGGCCGGTCGGCGTGCTGCGCACCCACGAGTGGGCGCCGCGGGTGCTGATCGCCAACTCCAACCTGGTGCCGGACTGGGCCAACTGGCCCGAGTTCCGCCGCCTGGAGGCCGCCGGCCTCACCATGTACGGCCAGATGACCGCCGGCTCGTGGATCTACATCGGCACCCAGGGCATCCTGCAGGGCACCTACGAGACGTTCGCCGCGGTGGCCAACAAGCGCTTCGGCGGCACCCTCGCCGGCACGCTGACCGTCACCGCCGGCCTCGGTGGCATGGGCGGCGCGCAGCCGCTGGCCGTCACCATGAACGACGGTGTGGCGCTGTGCATCGACGTCGACCCGGAGCGCGCGCAGCGCCGGGTGGAGCACCGCTATCTCGACGAGGTCGCCGACAATCTGGACGACGCGATTCGCCGCGTCGAGGCGGCCAAGCGCGACCGCAAGGCACTGTCGGTCGGTCTCGTCGGCAACGCCGCCGAGGTCCTGCCGGAGCTGCTGCGCCGCGGCGTCGAGGTCGACATCGTAACCGACCAGACCTCGGCCCATGACCCGCTGTCGTACCTGCCGATCGGCGTCGATCTCGGCGACTGGCACGACTACGCGGCGCGCAAGCCCGAGGAGTTCACCGACCGGGCACGGGCCTCGATGGCGCAGCACGTGCAGGCCATGGTCGGCTTCCAGGACGGCGGCGCCGAGGTCTTCGACTACGGCAACTCGCTGCGCGGCGAGGCCAAGCTCGGCGGCTACGAGCGGGCCTTCGAGTTCCCCGGCTTCGTGCCGGCCTACATCCGGCCGCTGTTCTGCGAGGGAAAGGGCCCGTTCCGCTGGGCGGCGCTGTCCGGCGACCCGGCCGACATCGCGGCCACCGACCGCGCGATCCTGGAGCTGTTCCCGGACAACGAGCCGCTCAAGCGGTGGATCCGGATGGCCGGGGAACGCGTTGCGTTCCAAGGACTTCCGGCCCGCATCTGCTGGCTCGGCTACGGCGAGCGGCACCTGGCCGGCCTGCGTTTCAACGAGATGGTGGCCAGCGGTGAGCTGTCCGCGCCGGTGGTCATCGGCCGCGACCACCTCGACTGCGGCTCGGTCGCGTCCCCGTACCGGGAGACCGAGGGCATGGCCGACGGCTCGGACGCGATCGCCGACTGGCCGTTGCTGAACGCCCTGGTCAACACCGCTTCCGGCGCCACGTGGGTGTCCATCCACCACGGCGGCGGCGTCGGCATCGGCCGGTCCATCCACGCCGGCCAGGTCACCGTGGCCGACGGCACCGCGCTGGCCGGGCAGAAGATCGAGCGGGTGCTGACCAACGACCCGGGCATGGGTGTGCTGCGGCACGTCGACGCCGGCTACGCGCTGGCCGATGAGGTCGCGCAGGAGAAGGGCGTCAAGATCCCGATGAAGGCCAACTGATGACGGCTACGGCCACCGGCCTGCTGGCGGCGATCGCCGACGTCGGCGCGGACCGCACCCGTGGCGGGTACTCCCGCCACGGGTTCGACCGGGTCGAGCTGGAGCTGCGCGAGTGGTTCACGGCCGAGGCGTCGAAGCGCGGCCTGGCCGTGGAGACCGACCGCAACGGCAACATCTGGGCGTGGTGGGGAAATCCCGGTCCGGACGCCGTGATCACCGGCAGCCACCTGGACTCCGTGCCCGGCGGCGGCGCGTTCGACGGGCCGCTCGGCGTCGTGTCCTCGCTGGCGGCGGTGGATGTGCTGCGGGCCAAGGGCTTCACGCCGCGCAGGCCGCTGGCCGTGGTGGTCTTCGTCGAGGAGGAGGGCGGTCGGTTCGGTGTGCCCTGCCTCGGCTCTCGGCTGATGACGGGCGCGATCGACGCCGACAAGGCGCGGTCGCTGCTCGACCCGGACGGGGTGTCGCTGGCGGACGCGATCAAGCGTTCCGGCGCGGATCCGTCGACCCTCGGGCCGGACGAGGAAGCGTTGGCGCGCATCGGATGCTTCGTCGAGCTGCACGTGGAACAGGGCCGTGGGCTGACCGTCCCGGTCGGCGTGGCGTCATCGATCCTGGCGCACGGCCGGTGGCGGTTCACCTTCACCGGTGAGGGAAACCATGCCGGGGCAACGCTGATGGAGGATCGCCGCGACCCGATGGTGCCGGCCGCTTCGCTGGTGTTGGCCGCCCGCAAGGCGGCCGTCGGCGGTGCGCGGGCGACCGTGGGCCGGGTGGTGCCGGTTCCCGGTGGTACCAACGTGATCGCGTCCGAGGTGAACGTCTGGCTGGACGCCCGTGCGGCAGACGATGCCGCCACGAAGTCGGTCGTCGCCGAGATTCAGGCGATGGCCCGGCAGGCGGCCGCCGAGGAGGGCTGCGGGGTCCGGGTCACGCAGGAGTCGTACGGCGACACCGTTGTGTTCGACCAGGTTCTCCGTGACGATCTGTCCACTGTGCTCGGTGGTGTGCCGGCGCTGCCGACCGGCGCCGGGCATGACGCCGGCATCCTGGCCAGCCGGGTGCCGACCGCGATGTTGTTCGTGCGCAACCCGACCGGCGTCAGCCACGCGCCGGAGGAGTACGCGGAGCCGGACGACTGCGAGGCCGGGGTTGCCGCGCTGGCGACGACGCTGGAGCATCTGGCGTCGTGATCTACTGGTGTGAACGGGCCTGGCTGCCCGACGGTGTGGTCGCCGGCGTGCTCGTGCACGTCGGCGACGACGGTCGGATCGCGTCAGTGTCCACTTCGGACTCTCCGCCGCCCGGTGCCCAGCGCCTGAACGGAATCGTGCTGCCGGGGTTCGCCAACGCGCACTCGCACGCGTTCCACCGGGCCCTGCGTGGCCGTACGCACGCCGACGGCGGCACGTTCTGGACCTGGCGGCAGGCGATGTACCAGCTCGCCGAGCGGCTCACGCCGGAGAGCTACCTGAAACTGGCGACCGCCGTCTACGCCGAGATGGCCGTCGCCGGTATCGCGTGCGTCGGTGAATTCCACTACCTGCACCACGGTCCCGGCGGCACCCCGTACGCCGACCCCAACGAGATGGGCCACGTGCTGCGGGAAGCCGCCGCCACGGCCGGAATCCGCATCACGTTGCTCGACACCTGTTACGTGGCAGGGGGAATCGGCACCGAACTTACCGGCACCCAGCTCCGGTTCAGCGACGGTGACGCAACCCGTTGGGCAGCACGCGTTTCCGGGCTGAAGTCGGACAATGTGATGCGGGTCGGCGCGGCCATCCACTCCGTGCGCGGCGTTCCCCGTGAGCAGCTGGCGGACGTCGCCGCGGTCGACGGGCCGCTGCACGTCCACCTCTCCGAGCAGCCGGCGGAGAACGAGGCTTGCCTTGCCGCGTACGGAATGACGCCGACCGCGCTGCTGGCCGAGGCCGGCGTGCTGTCGCCCCGGACGACCGCCGTGCACGCCACGCACCTCACCGAGGCCGACCGCAAGCTGCTCGGCGACAGCACCACCACTGCGTGCTTCTGCCCGACTACGGAGGCGGACCTCGCCGACGGCATCGGGCCGGCGCGGGAGCTCGTCGACGCCGGTAGCCCGCTTTCCCTTGGCAGTGACCAACATGTCGTGATCGACCCACTGGTGGAGACGCGGGCGCTCGAACACGGCGAGCGGCTGCGCACCGGCCGGCGCGGCCGGTTCAGTCCCGAGGAGCTGCTTGCCGCCGCAACCGCCGCCGGTCACGCCTGCCTCGGCTGGCCCGACGCCGGCCGCATCGCCGCCGGCGCGCCGGCGGACCTGGTCGCGATCGGTCTGGATTCAGTACGAACGGCGGGTAGCCGTCCCGAACAGGTTCTGCTTGCCGCGAATTCGTCCGATGTGGACACGGTAGTAGTCGGAGGGCGGGTTGTGGCCACCCAGGGCCGCCATGCGACGCTAGGGGAGGTAGGACCTCTTCTCGCGGACGTGATGGGGGAACTGTGGCAGTCCTGATCACCGGCATCGCCGAGCTGACCACGAACGACGGCGAGCTGGGCAAGCTGACCGACGCCGCCCTGGTGGTGGACGGCGACCGGGTGGCCTGGGTCGGAGCCGCCGCCGATGCCCCGGATGCCGACGAGCGCGTCGACGTCGAGGGCCGCGCCGTGCTGCCGGGCTGGGTCGACAGCCACACCCACCTGGTCTTCGCCGGCGACCGGACCGCCGAGTTCGGGGCCCGGATGTCCGGCCAGCCCTACGCCGCCGGCGGCATCGCCGTCACCGTCGACGCGACCCGTGCCGCCAGCGACAAGCAGCTCGCCGCCGGCCTTCGCCGGCACGTCGACGAGGCCGTTTGCCAAGGCACCACGTACATCGAGACCAAGACCGGCTACGGCCTGACCGTCGCCGACGAACTCCGCTCGGCCGTGCTGGCCGGCCAGTACGCCGACGAGGTCACGTTTCTCGGCGCGCACCTCGTGCCGCCGGGAGCGAAGGCCGACGAGTACGTGGACCTCGTGTGCGGACCGATGCTCGACGCCGTCGCCCCACACGTGACCTGGGCCGACGTGTTCTGCGAGACCGGCGCGTTCGACGAGGACCAGTCGCGCACGGTGCTGACCGCCGCCGGCAAGAAGGGCCTCGGGCTGCGGGTGCACGGCAACCAGCTCGGCCCCGGGCCCGGCGTGCGGCTGGCCGTGGAGATGGGCGCCGCGAGCGTCGACCACTGCACCTACCTGACGCCCGCCGACGTCGCCGCGCTGGCCGACTCCGACACCGTCGCCACGCTGCTGCCCGCCTGCGACCTGTCCACCCGGCAGCCGTTGCCCGAGGTGCGAGCACTGCTCGACGCCGGCGTCACCGTCGCGCTGGCGTCCAACTGCAATCCCGGCTCGTCGTACACGTCCTCGATGGCGTTCTGCGTGACCACCGCCGTGCTGCAGATGCGGATGACCGTCGAGGAGGCCGTGCGCGCCGCCACGCTCGGCGGCGCGCAGGCCCTTCGTCGGGACGATATCGGCGTGCTACGACCCGGTTCGCGGGCGGACGTGCACGTGCTCAACGCTCCGTCCACCACGCATCTCGCCTACCGGCCCGGGGTGCCGCTCACCTGGGCGGTGTGGCGCGCGGGCGTTCGACAGCGGTGACCGACTGGAGTTCGGTGACAGTGGCGTAGCCGGCGTCCAGCAGCGCCGCGTCCGAACCCGGCTCCACCTCGTCGTCCAGCTCGACCGTGGTCAGCTCGATCATCTCGTCGTCCTGGTGGGTGACCCGGCTCTGCACCCGCCCGTACGCCGTGAGCGTCGCCCACTGCAGCGGGCCCGGGTCCGGCCGGTTCGGCACGTTCAGGTTGAGGACCGTGCCCGGTTCGATGAAGCCCAGCACGTCCTTCACGTACGGGTCGACCACGTCCCACAGCGGCACCTCCGTCGGGTCCAGGCCGACGCCCAGCGACACCGCCAGCGCCGTCACGCCGTTGATGTGCGCCGTCAGCGCTGCCCCCACCGTGCCCGAGTGGATGACCGCCCGGCCGATGTTCGGGCCCAGGTTCACGCCCGACAGCACCAGGTCCGGGCGGCCGCCGAAGGCTCCTCGGCAGCCGATCAGGGCGATCAGGCCCGGGTGCGCCTCGACCGCGTACGCCGGCACTTCCGGCAGCTCCTTCAGCGTTCGGCGCTCGACCGCCGCGCTTCGGTTGCCCGCGGACGCCGTCAGCCCGGCGCCCGTCCCGCTCGCCTCCACCCGAGGCGCCGCGATGATCGTCTCGTGGCCCAGCTCCACCGCACAGCGCGCCAGTGCCGCCAGCCCGGGGGAGTCGATGCCGTCGTCGTTGGTGACCAGAACGCGGAGTGAGTTCACCCCTCAGTGGTACCCGCTGACCCGCTTGAGATCTACCCGGTGTGCTTGCCGCGACGGCAACCCACATGTGCTTCTCATGTGGCATCAGTGCGCGAGTAGGAAGCGCATGTGGCGTCGCCGGTGTGCCCGAAACCGACATTCGGTGTGACGCTGGGCGGGACTCGCCGGGGTCGTCAGTCGTCGATGTCGTCGGAGTCGTCGCGGGCCAGGAAGGTGGCCAGGCGTTCGACGGCGGTCTCGAACTCGGGGTTGAGGTCGACGAAGGCGCGCAGGCGGTCGGCGACCCAGGCGAGGGTGACCTCCTCCTCGCCGCGCCGGTCCTCCAGCTCCTCGATGCCACGGTCGGTGAAGTACACAGCAGCTCCTCAGAACAACGATGGCCGGACCCCGAGGGGCCCGGCCATCGCAAACTACAGCCTTACGCGAACGCCTTGGTGACCACGGCGCGCTGCTCGACCTCGTGGACCTTGCTGAAGCCGGAGGCGGGCGCGGCCATGGGGCGGCGGGACACGCGGGTGAGCTTGCCCTGCACCTGGGGCAGCGCCTCGGGGATCACCAGGCCCAGGTGCGGCCAGGCGCCCTGGTTGGCCGGCTCCTCCTGCACCCAGCGGATGTCCTTCACGTTGGAGTACCGGTCGAGCACGGCGGCCAGCTTGCGCTCGGGCAGCGGGTAGAGCTGCTCGATGCGGGCGATGGCGACGTTGTGCGCGCCCAGCTTCTCCTTCTCGGCGGCGAGCTCGTAGTAGATCTTGCCGGTGCACAGCAGCAGCCGGTCGACCTGCTCCGGGTTCGGCTGCGTCGGGTCGTCGATGACGGACATGAACCGCCCGGTGGTGAAGTCCTCGACGGAGCTGGCGGCGGCCTTGAGGCGCAGCATGGACTTCGGCGTGAAGACCACCATCGGCCGCTTCACACCGTCGAGCGCGTGCCGGCGCAGCAGGTGGAAGTAGTTGGCCGGGGTGGACGGCACGGCGACGGTCATCGACCCCTCGGCGCACAGCTGCAGGAACCGCTCGATACGGCCGGAGCTGTGGTCGGGGCCCTGCCCCTCCAGGCCGTGCGGCAGCAGCAGCACGACATTGCCGCGCTGGCCCCACTTGGCCTCGCCGGAGGAGATGAACTCGTCGATGATCGACTGGGCGCCGTTGACGAAGTCGCCGAACTGCGCCTCCCACAGCACGAGCGCGTCGGGGTTGGCCACGGAGTAGCCGTACTCGAAGCCGAGCGCGGCGAACTCGGACAGCGCCGAGTCGTACACCATGAACTTGCCCTGGTTCTCGGCCAGGTTCTGCAGCGGCGTGTACTCGGCGCTGGTCTTGCGGTCGATCACGACGGAGTGCCGCTGGCCGAAGGTGCCGCGCTGGGAGTCCTGGCCGGACAGCCGGACGGTCTTGCCCTCCATCACCAGTGAGCCGAAGGCGAGCAGCTCGCCGAAGCCCCAGTCGATGCCGCCCTCGTGCGCCATCTGGGCCCGGCGCTCCAGCACCGGCTTGACCCGCGGGTGGGCGTTGAAGCCCTCGGGCAGCTCGATCTGCGCCTGGCCGATGCGAGCCACCACGTCGGCGGAGATGGCGGTCGGCACCTTGGCCGGCACCTGCTGCTCGGACTCGACCGAGTTGGTCGGCTTGATCGGGTGCTTCTCCAGCTCACGCACCTCGTTGAAGACGTGCTCCAGCTGGCTGGCGTAGTCGCGCAGCGCCTTCTCGGCCTCGTCCACGGAGATGTCGCCGCGGCCGATCAGCGACTCGGTGTAGGTCTTCCGCACCGAGCGCTTGGTGTCGATGATGTCGTACATCGCCGGCTGGGTCATCGACGGGTCATCACCCTCGTTGTGACCGCGGCGGCGGTAGCAGATCATGTCGATGACGACGTCCTTGTGGAACGCCTGCCGGTAGTCGACGGCCAGCTTGGCCACCCAGTAGCAGGCCTCCGGGTCGTCGCCGTTGACGTGGAAGACCGGCGCGCCGATCATCTTCGCCACGTCGGTGCAGTACTTGGACGACCGCGAGTGCTCCGGGTTGGTGGTGAAGCCGACCTGGTTGTTCACCACGACGTGCACGGTGCCGCCGGTGCGGTAGCCGCGCAGCAGCGCCAGGTTCAGCGTCTCGGCGACCACGCCCTGGCCGGCGAACGCGGCGTCGCCGTGCATCGCCACGGGCAGCACGGTGTAGCCCTCGCCGCCCTTGTCCAGCAGGTCCTGCTTGGCCCGGACGACACCCTCCAGCACCGGGTCCACGGCCTCCAGGTGGGACGGGTTGGAGGCCAGCGACACCTTGGTCTCGCCGTCGCCGAACATCCGGAAGTACTTGCCCTCGGCGCCGAGGTGGTACTTCACGTCGCCGGAGCCGTGGGCCTGGCCCGGGTCGAGGTTGCCCTCGAACTCGCGGAAGATCTGCGAGATCGGCTTGCCCACGATGTTGGCCAGCACGTTGAGGCGGCCGCGGTGCGGCATGCCGATGACGACCTCGTCCAGCTCGTGCTCGGCGGCCTTGTCCAGCACGGCGTCCAACAGCGGGATCAGCGTCTCGCCGCCCTCGAGGGAGAACCGC includes these proteins:
- a CDS encoding multifunctional oxoglutarate decarboxylase/oxoglutarate dehydrogenase thiamine pyrophosphate-binding subunit/dihydrolipoyllysine-residue succinyltransferase subunit, translated to MSSSSSASQFGPNEWLVEEMYDQFLADPSSVDPAWHDFFADYKATQRTAAGTTAVNGSTAATATATTTTAPPPANGRAATPPAASAPAATPTPAQTTLPSTKPTPAAAATAAPVKPAAGSDVKPLRGAAAAIARNMDASLTVPTATSVRAVPAKLLADNRIVINNHLKRTRGGKVSFTHIIGYALVRALESYPNMNNSYGVVDGKPSIITPEHVNLGLAIDLPGKNGQRSLVVAAIKNCESMTFTQFWQAYEDLIRKARSGGLTADDFAGSTIQLTNPGTIGTNHSVPRLTAGQGAIVGVGAMEYPAHFQGTSEKALVEMGVSKIMTLTSTYDHRIIQGAESGEFLRRIHQLLLGEDGFYDDIFTSLRLPYEPIRWVEDLPEGSVDKTARVIELIDAFRSRGHLMADTDPLNYRQRRHEDLDVLSHGLTLWDLDREFAVGGFAGQEKMKLRDILGVLRNSYCRTVGVEYTHILEPAERRWLQERVEVVHDKPPATVQKYILSKLNAAEAFETFLQTKYVGQRRFSLEGGETLIPLLDAVLDKAAEHELDEVVIGMPHRGRLNVLANIVGKPISQIFREFEGNLDPGQAHGSGDVKYHLGAEGKYFRMFGDGETKVSLASNPSHLEAVDPVLEGVVRAKQDLLDKGGEGYTVLPVAMHGDAAFAGQGVVAETLNLALLRGYRTGGTVHVVVNNQVGFTTNPEHSRSSKYCTDVAKMIGAPVFHVNGDDPEACYWVAKLAVDYRQAFHKDVVIDMICYRRRGHNEGDDPSMTQPAMYDIIDTKRSVRKTYTESLIGRGDISVDEAEKALRDYASQLEHVFNEVRELEKHPIKPTNSVESEQQVPAKVPTAISADVVARIGQAQIELPEGFNAHPRVKPVLERRAQMAHEGGIDWGFGELLAFGSLVMEGKTVRLSGQDSQRGTFGQRHSVVIDRKTSAEYTPLQNLAENQGKFMVYDSALSEFAALGFEYGYSVANPDALVLWEAQFGDFVNGAQSIIDEFISSGEAKWGQRGNVVLLLPHGLEGQGPDHSSGRIERFLQLCAEGSMTVAVPSTPANYFHLLRRHALDGVKRPMVVFTPKSMLRLKAAASSVEDFTTGRFMSVIDDPTQPNPEQVDRLLLCTGKIYYELAAEKEKLGAHNVAIARIEQLYPLPERKLAAVLDRYSNVKDIRWVQEEPANQGAWPHLGLVIPEALPQVQGKLTRVSRRPMAAPASGFSKVHEVEQRAVVTKAFA
- a CDS encoding formimidoylglutamate deiminase codes for the protein MIYWCERAWLPDGVVAGVLVHVGDDGRIASVSTSDSPPPGAQRLNGIVLPGFANAHSHAFHRALRGRTHADGGTFWTWRQAMYQLAERLTPESYLKLATAVYAEMAVAGIACVGEFHYLHHGPGGTPYADPNEMGHVLREAAATAGIRITLLDTCYVAGGIGTELTGTQLRFSDGDATRWAARVSGLKSDNVMRVGAAIHSVRGVPREQLADVAAVDGPLHVHLSEQPAENEACLAAYGMTPTALLAEAGVLSPRTTAVHATHLTEADRKLLGDSTTTACFCPTTEADLADGIGPARELVDAGSPLSLGSDQHVVIDPLVETRALEHGERLRTGRRGRFSPEELLAAATAAGHACLGWPDAGRIAAGAPADLVAIGLDSVRTAGSRPEQVLLAANSSDVDTVVVGGRVVATQGRHATLGEVGPLLADVMGELWQS
- a CDS encoding allantoate amidohydrolase; the encoded protein is MTATATGLLAAIADVGADRTRGGYSRHGFDRVELELREWFTAEASKRGLAVETDRNGNIWAWWGNPGPDAVITGSHLDSVPGGGAFDGPLGVVSSLAAVDVLRAKGFTPRRPLAVVVFVEEEGGRFGVPCLGSRLMTGAIDADKARSLLDPDGVSLADAIKRSGADPSTLGPDEEALARIGCFVELHVEQGRGLTVPVGVASSILAHGRWRFTFTGEGNHAGATLMEDRRDPMVPAASLVLAARKAAVGGARATVGRVVPVPGGTNVIASEVNVWLDARAADDAATKSVVAEIQAMARQAAAEEGCGVRVTQESYGDTVVFDQVLRDDLSTVLGGVPALPTGAGHDAGILASRVPTAMLFVRNPTGVSHAPEEYAEPDDCEAGVAALATTLEHLAS
- a CDS encoding DUF6104 family protein, whose amino-acid sequence is MYFTDRGIEELEDRRGEEEVTLAWVADRLRAFVDLNPEFETAVERLATFLARDDSDDIDD
- the hutU gene encoding urocanate hydratase, translated to MSEPIRAARGTKLTARSWSTEAPLRMLHNNLDPEVAERPEDLVVYGGTGRAARDWPSFHAISRELTTLGEDETLLVQSGRPVGVLRTHEWAPRVLIANSNLVPDWANWPEFRRLEAAGLTMYGQMTAGSWIYIGTQGILQGTYETFAAVANKRFGGTLAGTLTVTAGLGGMGGAQPLAVTMNDGVALCIDVDPERAQRRVEHRYLDEVADNLDDAIRRVEAAKRDRKALSVGLVGNAAEVLPELLRRGVEVDIVTDQTSAHDPLSYLPIGVDLGDWHDYAARKPEEFTDRARASMAQHVQAMVGFQDGGAEVFDYGNSLRGEAKLGGYERAFEFPGFVPAYIRPLFCEGKGPFRWAALSGDPADIAATDRAILELFPDNEPLKRWIRMAGERVAFQGLPARICWLGYGERHLAGLRFNEMVASGELSAPVVIGRDHLDCGSVASPYRETEGMADGSDAIADWPLLNALVNTASGATWVSIHHGGGVGIGRSIHAGQVTVADGTALAGQKIERVLTNDPGMGVLRHVDAGYALADEVAQEKGVKIPMKAN
- the surE gene encoding 5'/3'-nucleotidase SurE, coding for MNSLRVLVTNDDGIDSPGLAALARCAVELGHETIIAAPRVEASGTGAGLTASAGNRSAAVERRTLKELPEVPAYAVEAHPGLIALIGCRGAFGGRPDLVLSGVNLGPNIGRAVIHSGTVGAALTAHINGVTALAVSLGVGLDPTEVPLWDVVDPYVKDVLGFIEPGTVLNLNVPNRPDPGPLQWATLTAYGRVQSRVTHQDDEMIELTTVELDDEVEPGSDAALLDAGYATVTELQSVTAVERPRATPPR
- the hutI gene encoding imidazolonepropionase, which gives rise to MAVLITGIAELTTNDGELGKLTDAALVVDGDRVAWVGAAADAPDADERVDVEGRAVLPGWVDSHTHLVFAGDRTAEFGARMSGQPYAAGGIAVTVDATRAASDKQLAAGLRRHVDEAVCQGTTYIETKTGYGLTVADELRSAVLAGQYADEVTFLGAHLVPPGAKADEYVDLVCGPMLDAVAPHVTWADVFCETGAFDEDQSRTVLTAAGKKGLGLRVHGNQLGPGPGVRLAVEMGAASVDHCTYLTPADVAALADSDTVATLLPACDLSTRQPLPEVRALLDAGVTVALASNCNPGSSYTSSMAFCVTTAVLQMRMTVEEAVRAATLGGAQALRRDDIGVLRPGSRADVHVLNAPSTTHLAYRPGVPLTWAVWRAGVRQR